Proteins encoded in a region of the Perca fluviatilis chromosome 8, GENO_Pfluv_1.0, whole genome shotgun sequence genome:
- the LOC120564791 gene encoding patatin-like phospholipase domain-containing protein 2, with protein sequence MLDLTKEWNISFAGCGFMGVYYVGACCCILERFPRLIQDASKICGASAGAVMAAIISVGLPIEKCCADLIFMAKEGRKRKLGPLHPAFNLLRIVRDSLMEGLPEDAHVRASGKLCVSLTRVSDGKNELVTKFDSKEELVQALLCSCFVPFYCGVIPPTYRGVHYVDGAISDNQPQCYTKNTITFSAYAGESDLCPRDSMLIFHEVRFNNVSIQVNSENVHRLTSTFFPPPPEAMAEICHKGYMDALRFLQDNHLISTDSPMKSLETNCCECKVKERAEESNENAQQNGLKPHQKGHWWLDPQLIENLPVAIKKVFCEACRKAHTTDAGLLSQMTEYLPKKVTSYLQMPCARPVDSAFSLAQRLVDWIPDVHREMSWLYGMAGEMCKNAWKDKDSESSRLPLSLNQRKDTKNLPMASETTLPSSLTLTWNTQEELDHMPLTPPLTPIVGPTSGFGEAATESPKSAGTGWGLGRAVGWIRNITSEQTSDIKKTDSVSFSAFK encoded by the exons ATGCTTGATTTGACGAAAGAGTGGAACATCTCGTTTGCAGGATGCGGTTTTATGGGGGTTTATTATGTTGGCGCCTGCTGCTGTATCCTTGAACGGTTCCCTCGCTTAATACAAGACGCCTCTAAAATCTGTGGAGCGTCTGCAGGTGCTGTGATGGCTGCTATTATTTCTGTTGGACTCCCCATCG aGAAATGCTGTGCTGATTTGATTTTTATGGCCAAAGAGGGCAGGAAGCGCAAACTGGGGCCCCTGCACCCGGCTTTCAATCTGTTGCGGATAGTACGAGACTCTCTGATGGAGGGCCTTCCAGAAGACGCCCATGTTCGAGCCTCTGGGAAGCTCTGTGTGTCCCTGACCAGAGTGTCTGATGGGAAGAACGAACTAGTGACGAAGTTTGACAGCAAAGAAGAGCTTGTTCAG GCCCTCTTATGCAGCTGCTTCGTCCCTTTCTACTGTGGTGTGATTCCACCTACTTACCGTGGAGTG CATTATGTGGACGGTGCGATCAGTGACAACCAGCCTCAGTGTTACACGAAAAACACAATCACGTTCTCTGCGTACGCCGGTGAGAGCGATCTCTGTCCTCGAGATAGCATGCTAATCTTCCACGAGGTGCGCTTCAACAACGTCAGCATCCAGGTCAACTCGGAGAACGTACACCGACTCACCAGCACCTTCTTCCCCCCGCCGCCTGAG GCAATGGCTGAAATCTGCCATAAGGGCTATATGGATGCTCTCCGCTTCCTACAAGATAACC ATTTGATCAGCACCGATAGTCCCATGAAAAGTTTGGAGACAAACTGCTGTGAGTGTAAGGTGAAGGAGCGGGCTGAAGAGTCCAATGAGAACGCACAACAGAATGGACTGAAACCACATCAGAAAGGACACTGGTGGCTGGATCCACAGCTCATAGAAAACCTCCCAGTTGCCATCAAAAAAG TGTTTTGTGAGGCCTGTAGGAAGGCACATACTACGGATGCTGGTCTGTTGTCCCAGATGACCGAGTACCTGCCAAAGAAGGTGACTTCCTATCTGCAGATGCCCTGTGCTCGACCTGTTGACTCAGCCTTCTCCCTAGCCCAGAG ACTTGTGGACTGGATCCCAGATGTACATAGGGAAATGAGTTGGCTCTACGGCATGGCTGGAGAAATGTGCAAAAATGCTTGGAAGGACAAGGACAG TGAGTCGTCAAGACTACCACTAAGCCTGAATCAGAGAAAAGACACAAAGAATCTCCCAATGGCCTCAGAAACCACTCTCCCCTCCAGTCTTACCCTCACCTGGAACACACAAGAGGAGTTGGACCACATGCCTCTGACTCCGCCTCTCACACCCATCGTCGGCCCCACCTCTGGGTTTGGTGAAGCTGCCACAGAGTCTCCTAAAAGCGCAGGTACAGGCTGGGGTTTGGGCAGAGCTGTGGGGTGGATCCGAAATATTACTTCCGAGCAAACTTCAGACATCAAGAAAACTGATTCTGTGTCCTTTTCTGCATTTAAGTAA
- the si:dkey-10o6.2 gene encoding 2-oxoglutarate-Fe(II) type oxidoreductase ppzD: MSIPVVDFGAYSLSKEDVTDDQMRNLSKELKTAFIEVGFVFLKNTGITQEEVDGVMAISKTFFLQPDEVKQPFSRKSFANNPNHGWVSLETEKLNPRRPGDLKEAFNYASLHPDIKWPSVKGFQEIQTSFFQRCTELSLRVLRVMAHSLGLNPEVFLSAHRLIGTDENGTTLRSLYYPPVNHEKVKEGQLRCGEHSDYGSITLLFSSSEGLQVRKRSGEFICAPSVPGAALINVADLMQRWTNDQFVSVRHRVVLPPAGDSRTRQSLAFFVQPDDEALITCCDGSNKYPPVTGGDYLMERFNASYGN, translated from the exons ATGAGCATTCCAGTGGTGGACTTTGGCGCATACAGCCTGAGTAAGGAAGATGTTACCGACGACCAGATGCGAAATTTAAGCAAAGAGTTGAAAACCGCTTTTATAGAagttggttttgtttttctgaagaACACTGGGATCACTCAGGAGGAG GTGGATGGTGTTATGGCCATATCCAAGACATTCTTCCTGCAGCCAGATGAAGTGAAACAACCCTTCAGCAGGAAAAGCTTTGCCAACAATCCCAACCACGGCTGGGTGTCTCTGGAGACTGAGAA gttgaATCCACGTCGGCCTGGAGACCTAAAGGAGGCATTCAACTATGCTTCACTCCACCCTGACATT aaatggcCATCTGTAAAAGGGTTCCAGGAGATCCAGACGTCTTTCTTCCAGCGCTGTACAGAGCTAAGTCTGCGGGTGCTGAGGGTGATGGCCCACAGTCTGGGTCTGAACCCAGAGGTGTTCCTGAGTGCGCACCGTTTAATAGGAA CTGATGAGAATGGCACAACACTGCGGTCTCTGTACTACCCCCCAGTAAACCATGAGAAAGTGAAGGAGGGTCAGCTGCGATGTGGAGAACATTCCGACTACGGCAGCATCACCCTGTTGTTTAGCAGCTCTGAGGGTCTGCAG GTTCGAAAACGTTCAGGTGAATTCATCTGCGCTCCCTCCGTCCCCGGAGCGGCCCTCATCAATGTCGCTGATCTGATGCAGCGCTGGACCAATGATCAGTTTGTCTCTGTG CGCCACAGAGTtgtgctgccccctgctgggGACTCCCGCACACGTCAGTCTCTGGCTTTCTTCGTCCAGCCGGATGATGAGGCTCTGATCACCTGCTGCGACGGCTCCAACAAATACCCCCCAGTTACAGGAGGCGACTACCTCATGGAGCGATTCAATGCCTCATATGGAAACTGA
- the LOC120564792 gene encoding nucleobindin-2-like, which yields MVKGKSLVRCGLILLSLWLCIQSVPISVDKTKEKPQVEELESPQSAETGLHYDRYLREVIEYLEKDPHFKEKLKNANMDDIKQGKLSKELDFVHHNFRTKLDELKREEMNRLRMLIKVKHDIQEGNGRTVDHQALLKQFDHLNHLNPNTFEVEDLDRLIQSATKDLENFDKERHDEFKRYEMLKEHERRERLKTMNEEVRKTEAQHYEEMKKKHADHPKVNHPGSEDQLKEVWQESDGLDPENFDPKTFFKIHDSNGDGFFDENELEALFTKELEKVYNPENEEDDMVEMEEERLRMREHVMNEVDTNKDRLVSLGEFIAATNKEEFLEKDEWETLEQKPIYTEEELREYEQHLVNEELDINQKSVELQKQREELDRKQEELNAQKFGLQQAVEEMERIKTEAKQPGAAVAGGEPAPFVPGNSQLVPPGHQQPDVPVPGHS from the exons ATGGTGAAGGGTAAATCCTTGGTCCGTTGTGGGCTGATTCTGCTGAGTTTGTGGCTGTGTATCCAGTCAGTGCCTATCAGTGTGGACAAAACCAAGGAGAAGCCTCAAGTGGAGGAACTGGAGTCACCACAGAGTGCT GAGACTGGGCTGCACTATGACCGCTACCTCAGGGAAGTCATTGAGTACCTCGAGAAAGACCCCCACTTTAAAGAAAAGCTCAAAAATGCCAACATGGATGACATCAAG CAAGGCAAACTTTCCAAAGAGCTGGACTTTGTCCACCACAATTTTCGGACTAAGCTGGACGAGCTGAAGAGGGAGGAGATGAACAGGCTGCGGATGCTCATCAAAGTCAAACATGACATCCAGGAAGGGAATG GCCGAACAGTGGACCACCAGGCCCTGCTGAAACAGTTTGATCACCTCAACCACCTGAACCCCAACACTTTCGAGGTGGAGGACCTGGACCGCCTCATCCAATCG GCGACCAAAGACCTGGAGAACTTTGACAAGGAACGCCACGATGAGTTCAAGAGGTATGAGATGTTGAAGGAGCATGAGAGGAGGGAACGTCTGAAGACCATGAATGAGGAGGTTCGCAAGACGGAGGCGCAGCACTACGAGGAGATGAAAAAGAAACACGCTGACCATCCAAAAGTCAACCACCCT ggcagTGAAGACCAGCTGAAGGAGGTGTGGCAGGAGTCAGACGGCTTGGACCCAGAGAACTTTGATCCcaagacttttttcaaaatccaTG ACAGCAACGGAGATGGCTTCTTCGATGAGAATGAACTCGAGGCTCTTTTCACTAAAGAG CTGGAGAAGGTGTACAACCCCGAAAATGAAGAAGACGACATGGTTgagatggaggaagagagacTGCGAATGAGAGAGCATGTTATGAATGAG GTGGACACCAATAAAGACAGACTTGTGTCACTGGGCGAGTTCATTGCTGCCACTAACAAGGAGGAGTTCTTGGAAAAAGACGAGTGGGAG ACTTTAGAACAAAAACCCATTTACActgaggaggagctgagagagtATGAACAGCATCTGGTCAACGAGGAGCTCGACATTAACCAGAAGTCGGTGGAGCTGCAGAAACAGAGGGAGGAGctggacaggaaacaggaagaacTTAATGCTCAGAAGTTTGGGCTACAGCAG GCAGTAGAAGAAATGGAAAGGATAAAAACTGAGGCAAAAC AGCCGGGCGCTGCTGTAGCTGGAGGTGAACCAGCACCATTTGTGCCAGGAAACAGTCAGCTAGTGCCCCCTGGCCACCAACAGCCAGATGTACCAGTTCCAGGACACTCTTAG